From Candidatus Dependentiae bacterium, one genomic window encodes:
- a CDS encoding GIY-YIG nuclease family protein produces the protein MNKSCFVYILECKDGSYYTGQTWDLKRRLSEHQQGAIIDCYTFTRRPVKLVFYEEFPSKDSALAMEHQIKKWSRKKKEALIKRNWQLLPQLSKKKFKKQ, from the coding sequence ATGAATAAATCCTGCTTTGTATATATTTTAGAATGTAAAGATGGCTCCTATTATACAGGCCAGACTTGGGATCTCAAGCGAAGATTAAGTGAACATCAGCAAGGAGCAATCATAGATTGCTATACATTCACACGTCGACCGGTAAAGTTAGTTTTTTATGAAGAGTTTCCTTCAAAAGATTCTGCGCTAGCAATGGAACACCAAATAAAAAAGTGGTCCAGAAAGAAAAAAGAGGCTTTAATTAAAAGAAATTGGCAATTACTACCACAACTTTCAAAGAAAAAATTTAAAAAACAGTAA